The Listeria sp. PSOL-1 genome includes a region encoding these proteins:
- a CDS encoding Na(+)/H(+) antiporter subunit C: MELLMSVLIGLMFAASVYLILSKSLLRIIIGTAILSHGVNLLVLTVGGLKRGNVPILGLKGVTGYNDPLPQALILTAIVISFGVTAFFLVLAYRAYQELDSESISKTRGHEADDE; encoded by the coding sequence ATGGAATTATTAATGTCTGTTCTCATCGGTCTTATGTTTGCTGCTTCTGTTTATTTAATTCTTTCCAAAAGCTTGCTTAGAATTATTATTGGAACGGCGATTTTAAGTCATGGCGTGAATTTATTAGTTCTAACAGTAGGTGGTTTAAAACGTGGAAACGTGCCAATCTTGGGATTAAAAGGTGTAACTGGCTATAATGACCCCCTTCCGCAAGCGCTTATTTTAACAGCGATTGTTATCAGTTTTGGCGTAACAGCTTTTTTCCTGGTTCTTGCTTATCGTGCTTATCAAGAATTAGACAGTGAAAGTATATCTAAGACGAGAGGACATGAAGCAGATGATGAATAA
- a CDS encoding peptidylprolyl isomerase: protein MTYPQLSKEVAQNEITAEMKTNRGTIQLKLFPDIAPKAVENFVTHAKNGYYNGLIFHRVIPEFMIQGGDPAGLGTGGESIWGTPFEDEFSREAFNLRGALSMANAGPNTNGSQFFIVQKPDMPEEMLDQMKEVGFPEEVIEAYKNGGTPWLDGRHTVFGHVINGMDVVDDIAKVQTGAQDKPVYDVIIESIDIKE, encoded by the coding sequence ATGACTTACCCACAACTATCAAAAGAAGTTGCCCAAAATGAAATTACGGCAGAAATGAAAACAAACCGCGGCACGATTCAATTAAAACTATTCCCAGACATTGCTCCAAAAGCAGTAGAAAACTTTGTCACACATGCAAAAAATGGTTATTATAATGGTTTGATTTTCCACCGTGTAATCCCTGAATTCATGATTCAAGGAGGGGACCCAGCTGGACTAGGAACAGGCGGAGAAAGTATTTGGGGGACACCATTTGAAGATGAATTTTCTCGTGAAGCTTTTAATTTACGCGGGGCACTTTCAATGGCTAATGCTGGTCCAAACACCAATGGAAGCCAATTTTTCATCGTCCAAAAACCAGATATGCCTGAAGAAATGCTCGATCAAATGAAAGAAGTTGGCTTTCCAGAAGAAGTTATTGAAGCCTATAAGAATGGCGGGACACCTTGGCTTGATGGCCGTCATACGGTTTTTGGACATGTGATTAATGGCATGGACGTTGTGGATGACATTGCAAAAGTACAAACAGGCGCACAAGATAAGCCCGTGTATGATGTAATCATTGAAAGCATTGATATTAAAGAATAA
- a CDS encoding lmo2377 family MFS transporter, translating to MTIKKRNLYILMLANLLIAASTTMIMPFLSLYIKTFGNHNSDYIQRWAGYIFGVTFLVAFLFSPIWGRIGDRYGYKWILVFTAFGMAICIFLMGFANSVTYLLVVRIFMGIVTGFIGISNAFIARQTTKQEAGKVLGTLQLGGVTGMLFGPLFGGAMADLVGFKDTFTITAIAITIAAIVVTVGIKELKKESQQGGRLVYSRRAVLKRIFTLRVLFTVMIITALIQIANFSAQPLLALYVGEMTHAKDIAFLSGLAFSATGFGNLVMTRQWGKLGDKYGYEKILNILLILAVLFVVPQAFATNLWTFILFRFLFGIALGGMVPCSTAYIRLAAPGPMQGEMLGYNQSARFLGNVIGPILGGTLAGYIGISNVFVFMGGLFLVAFFILLYALHADRKRHLNVD from the coding sequence ATGACGATTAAAAAACGCAATTTATACATTTTAATGCTCGCTAATTTATTAATTGCCGCAAGCACGACAATGATCATGCCTTTTTTATCACTTTATATTAAGACTTTTGGAAATCATAATTCTGATTATATTCAACGCTGGGCTGGCTATATTTTTGGTGTGACTTTTCTTGTCGCTTTTCTTTTTTCGCCAATTTGGGGGCGAATAGGCGATCGCTATGGTTACAAGTGGATTTTGGTATTTACTGCTTTTGGGATGGCAATTTGCATTTTCTTGATGGGCTTTGCGAATTCGGTTACTTATTTGCTTGTTGTAAGAATATTTATGGGGATTGTTACAGGATTCATCGGGATCAGTAATGCTTTTATCGCTAGACAAACAACAAAACAAGAAGCAGGAAAAGTCCTTGGTACACTTCAACTTGGTGGAGTAACTGGGATGCTTTTTGGTCCGCTTTTCGGTGGAGCAATGGCCGATTTAGTTGGTTTTAAAGATACATTTACAATTACAGCGATTGCCATTACTATTGCTGCAATTGTCGTAACAGTTGGGATTAAAGAATTGAAAAAAGAATCCCAACAAGGCGGGCGATTAGTGTATTCTAGGCGCGCTGTTTTAAAACGAATTTTCACTTTGCGCGTTTTATTTACGGTTATGATTATTACGGCTTTAATTCAAATTGCAAATTTCAGTGCTCAACCTTTACTTGCTTTATACGTTGGTGAAATGACGCATGCTAAAGATATTGCATTTTTATCCGGACTTGCTTTCTCAGCAACTGGTTTTGGGAATTTAGTTATGACAAGACAATGGGGAAAACTTGGTGACAAGTATGGCTATGAAAAGATTTTAAATATCCTGCTTATTTTAGCGGTATTATTTGTAGTTCCACAAGCTTTTGCTACAAATTTATGGACTTTTATTTTATTTCGTTTCTTATTTGGGATTGCACTTGGAGGTATGGTTCCTTGTTCAACAGCTTATATCCGGCTGGCTGCACCTGGACCGATGCAGGGCGAAATGCTTGGTTATAATCAGAGTGCCCGTTTTTTAGGAAATGTTATTGGCCCTATACTAGGAGGGACACTTGCCGGATACATCGGAATTAGCAATGTTTTTGTTTTTATGGGCGGCTTGTTTTTAGTTGCTTTCTTTATTTTACTTTATGCGCTTCACGCCGATCGCAAGCGTCATTTAAATGTAGATTAG
- a CDS encoding Na+/H+ antiporter subunit A, which translates to MSLLHIVILLPFLVALLIPLTSRWTKKIHTGWLVLPVPIVLFIYFLTYIPKTMAGVSKETWAWIPSFQINFTVVVDGLSLLFALLITGIGALVTFYSIFYLEKNKERLNNFYAFLMIFMTAMLGVVLSDNLIVLYLFWELTSISSFLLIGYWYHRERSRYGARKSMMVTVFGGLMMLGGFIILHIMTDSFSIRAIIANGAAIVENQLFVPAMILILLGAFTKSAQVPFHIWLPDAMEAPTPVSAYLHSATMVKAGIYIVARFTPLFAVSGVWFWTVSLVGAATLLWGSVNATKKTDLKAILAYSTISQLGLIMTLLGVGAASLHFDNLNDTIYVAAIFAAVFHLFNHATFKGSLFMVVGIIDHETGTRDIRRLGGLMRIMPITATIAFIGTFAMAGLPPFNGFLSKEMFFESMIDVSHLNLFHAETWGVLLPVVAWISGVFTFVYSMMIFFKTFSGKLKPYLLPKKPHEAPIGLLLPPIILAAFVVLIGIMPNMINKSLLVPAVKSILPKLANDFSIHVSMWHGITPALLMTIGVIIVGLLLYKTHKYWKSWIVTHITQKLQLEKAYDYSIFYLEQGSYRTTMWIMTGWLRTYLNYILGAFIILTMGTMIAASAFNFDLVTLTSVSAVDFVLAAVILVTLIGIVFSKSRVTSIILLGTLGYTISIFFVIARAPDLALTQLVIETISVVLYLLAFYHLPQFSNIEEKPKLLSAKTLISIGVGITMTLLTLVAYDTSFYESISEYYIANAYKEAAGKNIVNVILVDFRGFDTLFETAVLAIASIGIFAMVKLRLTKREDKDENK; encoded by the coding sequence TTGTCACTTTTGCATATTGTCATACTTTTGCCCTTTTTAGTGGCATTACTCATCCCATTAACGTCACGATGGACGAAAAAAATACATACAGGATGGCTCGTTTTACCTGTGCCTATCGTTCTCTTCATTTATTTTCTTACTTATATTCCGAAAACGATGGCTGGTGTATCAAAAGAAACGTGGGCTTGGATTCCTAGTTTCCAGATCAATTTTACGGTTGTTGTTGATGGTCTTAGCTTATTATTTGCTTTATTAATTACTGGCATCGGGGCGCTTGTTACTTTCTATTCCATTTTCTATTTAGAGAAAAATAAAGAGCGATTGAATAATTTTTATGCTTTTCTAATGATTTTTATGACAGCAATGCTTGGCGTTGTCTTAAGTGATAATTTAATCGTTCTTTATCTTTTTTGGGAGCTTACTTCAATTAGTTCATTTTTATTGATTGGTTATTGGTATCATCGTGAGCGCTCACGTTATGGCGCTAGAAAGTCAATGATGGTCACGGTCTTTGGTGGTTTAATGATGCTTGGAGGCTTTATTATTCTCCATATTATGACAGACAGCTTTTCGATTCGCGCAATTATAGCAAACGGCGCTGCAATTGTTGAAAACCAGTTATTTGTACCCGCAATGATTCTTATTTTACTAGGTGCTTTCACAAAATCTGCCCAAGTTCCTTTTCATATTTGGCTTCCTGATGCGATGGAGGCACCAACTCCTGTTAGTGCCTATCTCCATTCAGCAACCATGGTTAAAGCGGGGATTTACATTGTCGCACGCTTTACACCTCTTTTTGCTGTCTCTGGTGTCTGGTTTTGGACGGTTTCGCTAGTTGGGGCAGCAACACTTCTTTGGGGCTCGGTGAATGCTACTAAAAAAACAGATTTAAAAGCGATTTTAGCCTATTCAACAATTAGTCAGCTTGGGTTAATTATGACACTTCTTGGGGTTGGGGCAGCTAGTCTGCATTTTGATAACTTAAATGATACGATTTACGTGGCAGCGATTTTTGCCGCTGTCTTCCATCTATTTAATCATGCTACTTTTAAAGGAAGTTTGTTCATGGTGGTTGGGATTATTGATCATGAAACTGGAACACGTGACATTCGTCGGCTTGGTGGTTTAATGCGAATCATGCCAATAACAGCTACGATTGCTTTTATTGGTACTTTTGCTATGGCTGGGTTACCTCCTTTTAATGGTTTTTTAAGTAAAGAAATGTTTTTTGAAAGCATGATAGATGTTTCACACCTTAATCTTTTTCACGCTGAAACTTGGGGTGTTCTTTTACCCGTGGTTGCTTGGATTTCAGGTGTATTTACGTTTGTTTATAGCATGATGATTTTCTTTAAAACGTTTTCTGGCAAATTAAAACCCTATTTATTACCAAAAAAACCGCATGAAGCACCTATTGGCCTGCTGCTACCACCGATTATTTTAGCAGCGTTTGTCGTCTTAATTGGGATTATGCCAAACATGATTAATAAGTCGCTTTTAGTGCCTGCTGTTAAATCCATTTTACCTAAATTGGCGAATGATTTTTCGATTCACGTTAGCATGTGGCATGGAATTACACCAGCGTTACTTATGACAATCGGTGTGATTATCGTCGGGTTACTACTCTATAAAACGCATAAATACTGGAAATCATGGATTGTTACGCATATTACACAAAAACTTCAACTGGAAAAAGCATATGATTATAGTATATTTTACCTTGAACAAGGCTCCTATCGTACAACGATGTGGATTATGACGGGCTGGTTACGTACCTATTTAAATTATATACTAGGGGCCTTTATTATTTTAACGATGGGTACAATGATTGCTGCTTCTGCTTTTAACTTTGATCTTGTAACACTTACATCTGTTTCTGCTGTAGATTTTGTTCTTGCTGCCGTTATTTTAGTTACACTAATTGGCATTGTTTTTTCGAAATCTCGTGTTACTTCCATCATCTTGCTTGGTACGCTTGGCTATACAATTAGTATATTCTTTGTTATTGCACGTGCACCAGACCTTGCTCTAACACAGCTTGTGATTGAAACGATTTCCGTTGTACTTTATCTGCTTGCCTTTTACCACCTACCTCAGTTTAGTAACATTGAAGAGAAGCCAAAACTTCTTTCTGCTAAAACACTTATTAGTATTGGTGTAGGGATAACGATGACACTTTTAACATTGGTTGCTTATGATACTAGTTTTTATGAATCTATTTCTGAATACTATATTGCTAATGCTTACAAAGAGGCTGCTGGGAAAAACATTGTTAATGTTATTTTAGTCGATTTCCGTGGTTTTGATACACTTTTTGAAACGGCTGTGCTAGCGATTGCTTCTATTGGTATCTTTGCCATGGTGAAACTACGACTTACTAAGAGGGAGGATAAAGATGAAAACAAATAA
- a CDS encoding Na(+)/H(+) antiporter subunit B: MKTNNVLLRNVTKVVAFIIFLFSLHLFFAGHYNPGGGFVAGLTSAGAITLTLLAYDIKTVQGMLHMNTIMLTAFGLLIAFCTGMIGIFSGKPFLTHKFGDVVLPILGKTALHTATLFDLGIYLVVVGVTLTIIQTIGESD; this comes from the coding sequence ATGAAAACAAATAACGTCCTACTACGCAATGTAACAAAAGTTGTTGCTTTTATCATTTTCTTATTCTCACTACATCTTTTCTTTGCTGGGCATTATAATCCTGGAGGAGGCTTTGTTGCGGGTCTTACAAGTGCTGGCGCAATCACACTTACACTTCTTGCTTATGATATCAAAACCGTACAAGGCATGCTTCATATGAATACCATCATGTTAACGGCTTTTGGGCTTCTGATTGCCTTTTGTACTGGAATGATTGGTATTTTTTCTGGAAAACCATTTTTAACGCATAAATTCGGTGATGTTGTACTGCCAATTCTAGGTAAAACAGCCTTGCATACTGCGACATTGTTTGATTTAGGTATTTATCTTGTTGTCGTCGGCGTCACCTTAACGATTATTCAAACGATTGGGGAGAGTGACTAA
- a CDS encoding ABC transporter ATP-binding protein: protein MKERLLFKNVTKNYPSGPTTIHALRKTDFTANAGELIAIVGPSGSGKSTFLSLAGALLTPTDGSILINGTDISHLNKKQQTELRLKEIGFIFQAAHLVPYLKVKDQISFIGKMATKDKNSVVQKSLKLLEQLGLKERANFYPKDLSGGEKQRVAIARALINSPAVILADEPTASLDTKRSREVVELIQSEVVNTERTAIMVTHDERMLDLCNHVYRMEDGALTKER, encoded by the coding sequence ATGAAAGAACGTTTACTTTTTAAAAATGTGACCAAAAATTATCCATCTGGACCAACGACGATTCATGCTTTAAGAAAAACGGATTTCACTGCAAATGCTGGAGAACTGATTGCTATTGTCGGGCCAAGTGGTTCTGGTAAGAGCACTTTCTTATCACTTGCTGGTGCCCTTTTAACACCTACAGATGGCTCTATTCTAATCAATGGAACAGATATAAGCCATTTAAATAAAAAGCAACAAACCGAACTTCGCTTAAAAGAAATTGGTTTTATTTTTCAAGCTGCACATCTTGTCCCCTACTTAAAAGTGAAGGATCAAATCAGTTTTATTGGCAAAATGGCGACGAAAGATAAAAATAGCGTCGTTCAAAAAAGCCTAAAACTTTTAGAACAACTTGGGTTAAAAGAACGTGCTAATTTTTATCCTAAAGATTTATCTGGTGGTGAAAAACAGCGTGTGGCCATTGCACGTGCTCTCATTAATTCGCCAGCAGTGATTTTAGCTGACGAACCTACGGCAAGTCTTGATACAAAACGTAGCCGCGAAGTTGTGGAGCTAATTCAAAGTGAAGTGGTTAATACCGAAAGAACAGCGATTATGGTGACACATGACGAACGCATGCTTGATCTTTGTAACCATGTTTACCGGATGGAAGATGGCGCATTAACGAAAGAGCGTTGA